The following are from one region of the Cystobacter ferrugineus genome:
- a CDS encoding DUF507 family protein, whose amino-acid sequence MRLYPKVIPIISREVVQRLMQDGDVEVEQMRVADAEMDLSAIMREYLANEERVNQATREALERRGYDYSKFNQVKREMADVRGFKMGDEGIEYVINQMIEFLLISRNVEEVYAADNVLRQKIHAVMKRHLDVDEEIDREARSRLRHLQEGTSAFDIEYNKTVEQIRRARGLI is encoded by the coding sequence ATGAGGCTCTATCCGAAGGTGATCCCAATCATCTCCCGGGAGGTCGTCCAGAGGCTGATGCAGGACGGCGATGTCGAGGTGGAGCAGATGCGCGTCGCCGACGCCGAGATGGATCTGTCGGCCATCATGCGCGAGTACCTGGCGAACGAGGAGCGTGTGAATCAGGCCACGCGCGAGGCCCTGGAGCGCCGGGGCTACGACTACTCCAAGTTCAATCAGGTCAAGCGTGAGATGGCCGACGTCCGCGGCTTCAAGATGGGCGACGAGGGCATCGAATACGTCATCAACCAGATGATTGAATTCCTGCTCATCAGCCGCAACGTGGAGGAGGTCTACGCCGCCGACAACGTGCTGCGGCAGAAGATCCACGCGGTGATGAAGCGGCACCTGGACGTGGACGAGGAGATCGACCGCGAGGCCCGCTCCCGCCTGCGCCACCTGCAGGAAGGCACGAGCGCCTTCGACATCGAGTACAACAAGACGGTGGAGCAGATCCGCCGGGCGCGGGGTCTCATCTAG
- a CDS encoding DUF4091 domain-containing protein — MAALGMVGWWLAGMMTVAPAPRVVSALEKVRPGVSLAGEKEARLSLARGECEGAQVVLPPGVSRVQVAPLALRGPGTPLEASVWREEYLEVKTPSNSQGGTGAWPDPLVPVEAPRKNAQAPLVLYVELCAPKAQRPGTYQGALKLDMEGAPAASVPFTAEVQPFVLPTTSSLPNSFGISLYSIAKGHGLKPESPEAQALLRDYVTALLAHRVSAHGMSMEPPPVRFEEGRAVLDFRAYDAEVGPFLDGSALPSGARFTTVDVRDSKAARTDEQKAAYYRAFAEHAKDKGWPAQLFFYAKDEPKPEDVPLVRAQALRVRTAGKDVPVLVTSPLDEALRGSADILAPTLNCFFPRPGPQTCRNVVPLQTLRGKLAPNVKVWWYQSCNSHGCTGGPAKDAATEKAYSGWASYMVDHPAPLNRAMGPLAFLSGVDGELYFDTVFAYNTKDPWKDVFEFGGNGDGTFFYPGTPARTGLSHHQPVVSLRLKHLRDGLEDYEYLQLLESLGERSFAREAARRLTRSGYEVELNGGRWEQVRREMTARLRQRWNAAEEAKRSGVRPK, encoded by the coding sequence ATGGCGGCATTGGGGATGGTGGGTTGGTGGTTGGCGGGGATGATGACCGTGGCACCCGCACCGCGGGTGGTGTCGGCCCTGGAGAAGGTGCGGCCAGGCGTGTCGCTGGCGGGTGAGAAGGAGGCCCGGTTGAGCCTCGCGCGCGGAGAGTGCGAGGGGGCCCAGGTGGTGCTGCCTCCTGGCGTCTCGCGCGTCCAGGTGGCGCCGCTCGCGCTGAGGGGACCGGGCACGCCCCTGGAAGCCTCGGTGTGGCGCGAGGAGTACCTGGAGGTGAAGACGCCCTCCAACTCCCAGGGAGGCACGGGCGCGTGGCCGGATCCGCTCGTCCCCGTGGAGGCCCCCCGGAAGAACGCCCAGGCGCCCCTCGTGCTCTACGTGGAGCTGTGCGCGCCCAAGGCCCAGCGGCCCGGCACCTACCAGGGCGCGCTGAAGCTGGACATGGAAGGAGCGCCCGCGGCGAGCGTGCCCTTCACCGCCGAGGTGCAGCCCTTCGTCCTGCCCACCACCTCCTCGCTGCCCAACAGCTTCGGCATCTCGCTCTACAGCATCGCCAAGGGCCACGGACTGAAGCCCGAGTCCCCCGAGGCCCAGGCGCTGCTGCGCGACTACGTGACGGCGCTGCTGGCCCACCGCGTCAGTGCCCATGGCATGAGCATGGAGCCCCCGCCGGTGCGCTTCGAGGAGGGCCGCGCGGTGCTGGACTTCCGCGCCTATGACGCCGAGGTGGGTCCCTTCCTCGACGGCTCGGCGCTGCCCTCGGGCGCCCGCTTCACCACCGTGGACGTGCGCGACTCGAAGGCCGCCCGCACCGACGAGCAGAAGGCCGCGTACTACCGGGCCTTCGCCGAGCACGCCAAGGACAAGGGCTGGCCCGCCCAGCTCTTCTTCTATGCCAAGGACGAGCCCAAGCCCGAGGACGTGCCGCTCGTGCGCGCCCAGGCGCTGCGCGTGCGCACGGCCGGCAAGGACGTGCCGGTGCTCGTCACCTCGCCCCTGGACGAGGCGCTGCGCGGCTCGGCGGACATCCTCGCCCCCACCCTCAACTGCTTCTTTCCCCGCCCCGGCCCCCAGACGTGCCGCAACGTCGTCCCGTTGCAGACCCTGCGCGGCAAGCTCGCGCCCAACGTGAAGGTGTGGTGGTACCAGAGCTGCAACTCGCACGGCTGCACGGGGGGCCCCGCCAAGGACGCCGCCACGGAGAAGGCCTACAGCGGCTGGGCCTCGTACATGGTGGATCACCCCGCCCCGCTCAACCGCGCCATGGGGCCGCTGGCCTTCCTCTCCGGCGTGGACGGCGAGCTCTATTTCGACACCGTCTTCGCCTACAACACGAAGGACCCCTGGAAGGATGTGTTCGAGTTCGGCGGCAACGGCGACGGCACCTTCTTCTACCCGGGCACCCCGGCGCGCACGGGCCTGTCCCATCACCAACCCGTGGTGTCCCTGCGCCTCAAGCACCTGCGCGACGGGCTGGAGGACTACGAATACCTCCAGCTCCTGGAGTCGCTCGGGGAGCGCTCCTTCGCCCGCGAGGCCGCACGGCGGCTCACCCGCTCGGGGTACGAAGTGGAGTTGAATGGCGGCCGATGGGAGCAGGTGCGCCGCGAGATGACGGCGCGCTTGCGTCAACGCTGGAACGCGGCTGAAGAAGCGAAACGTTCGGGCGTCCGTCCGAAGTGA
- a CDS encoding DUF3108 domain-containing protein, with the protein MHQQFKGVFSGVLLSLLGAGGALAQGTAGESAFGPGEQASYRVHYLGMTAGSAQVTVGAPMRQWGKDVWPIVSLAKSDAMAGVWPVKDKYVTYWDFNSQRVLGSDMHEDQNHKRRRVRVKLSDDGRSAQVVKQKEGEAPTEKNLEVLEGALDVTGATFALRNRVLEVGKEYAYPVFTGSKNFVMKAKVEAKETLTTAQGRQEVLRLRVYTEFSGNLASKRDMVAWLTADARHLPVRIEAELALGAVVAELQDYKQGKVVTPAPAVTAKKGI; encoded by the coding sequence ATGCATCAGCAGTTCAAGGGAGTGTTCAGCGGCGTGCTGTTGAGCCTCCTGGGAGCGGGAGGGGCGTTGGCCCAGGGGACGGCGGGAGAGTCCGCGTTCGGCCCCGGGGAGCAAGCGAGTTACCGGGTGCACTACCTTGGGATGACGGCGGGCTCGGCGCAGGTGACGGTGGGAGCGCCCATGCGGCAGTGGGGCAAGGACGTGTGGCCCATCGTGTCGTTGGCGAAGTCGGACGCGATGGCGGGCGTGTGGCCCGTCAAGGACAAGTACGTCACCTACTGGGACTTCAACTCGCAGCGGGTGCTGGGCTCGGACATGCACGAGGACCAGAACCACAAGCGCCGCCGCGTGCGCGTGAAGCTGAGCGACGATGGCAGGAGCGCCCAGGTGGTGAAGCAGAAGGAGGGCGAGGCCCCCACGGAGAAGAACCTCGAGGTGCTCGAGGGCGCGCTCGACGTGACCGGGGCGACCTTCGCGCTGCGCAACCGCGTGCTGGAGGTGGGAAAGGAGTACGCCTATCCCGTCTTCACCGGCTCGAAGAACTTCGTGATGAAGGCGAAGGTGGAAGCGAAGGAAACGCTCACCACGGCGCAGGGGCGCCAGGAGGTGTTGCGGCTGCGCGTGTACACCGAGTTCTCCGGCAACCTGGCCTCCAAGCGCGACATGGTGGCCTGGCTGACGGCGGACGCGCGGCACCTGCCCGTGCGCATCGAGGCGGAGCTCGCCCTGGGCGCCGTCGTGGCGGAACTGCAGGACTACAAGCAGGGCAAGGTCGTCACGCCAGCGCCGGCGGTGACGGCCAAGAAGGGCATCTGA
- a CDS encoding DUF3108 domain-containing protein: MNPMRTALAPLLLCFSSAAWAQIPDTDGPEEHKAQPVTAAPAAPVSVPRCTQVLPQPRNPMAFAPGELLDFDLDAMGATAGKMTMQVQKKQDGVLPVQIKVQTNSFFSKVRRVDATAVSYLHPKTLRSSRYTEDATENEVRRTVEVTFNPNRRNVRVDYTLKGKKGQNDLSYEHDGLDVAGAIYMLRQLPLKEGLPICFDVYGVRRMWRMAGTVLKREHVSMPLGEFEAWHLSGTAVRLDKPSQSREVHVWISDDARRLPLAAVGSIDLGAVRATLTSFSRPGEQARQSQGKEALKW, encoded by the coding sequence ATGAACCCCATGCGTACCGCCCTCGCCCCCCTGCTGCTGTGCTTCTCCTCCGCGGCCTGGGCTCAGATTCCGGACACGGACGGCCCCGAGGAGCACAAGGCCCAACCGGTGACGGCGGCCCCGGCGGCCCCGGTCTCCGTGCCGCGCTGCACCCAGGTCCTGCCCCAGCCGCGCAACCCCATGGCGTTCGCTCCCGGTGAGCTGCTCGACTTCGACCTCGACGCCATGGGCGCCACCGCCGGGAAGATGACCATGCAGGTGCAGAAGAAGCAGGACGGCGTGCTGCCCGTGCAGATCAAGGTGCAGACCAACTCCTTCTTCTCCAAGGTGCGCCGGGTGGATGCCACCGCCGTGAGCTACCTGCACCCCAAGACGCTGCGCAGCTCGCGCTACACCGAGGACGCCACGGAGAACGAGGTGCGCCGCACGGTGGAGGTGACCTTCAACCCCAACCGGCGCAACGTCAGGGTGGACTACACGCTCAAGGGCAAGAAGGGCCAGAACGACTTGAGCTACGAGCACGATGGCCTGGACGTGGCCGGCGCCATCTACATGCTGCGCCAGCTCCCGCTCAAGGAAGGCCTGCCCATCTGCTTCGACGTCTACGGAGTGCGCCGCATGTGGCGCATGGCGGGCACCGTGCTCAAGCGCGAGCACGTGTCCATGCCCCTGGGTGAGTTCGAGGCCTGGCACCTGTCGGGCACCGCGGTGCGCCTGGACAAGCCCTCGCAGTCGCGCGAGGTGCACGTGTGGATCTCCGACGACGCGCGCCGTCTGCCGCTCGCGGCCGTGGGCAGCATCGACCTGGGCGCCGTGCGCGCCACGCTCACCTCGTTCTCCCGTCCGGGCGAACAGGCGCGGCAGTCCCAGGGCAAGGAAGCCCTCAAGTGGTAG